The sequence below is a genomic window from Lolium perenne isolate Kyuss_39 chromosome 4, Kyuss_2.0, whole genome shotgun sequence.
TGGAGGCTCTTTCTGTCGTGTACGGTTGGACAGGGCGCTAGCCACAACTCCTTGGAGTGCACGGTTCCCGCTCGCGAGGGTTTCACACCTAACGGGTGGCACATCCGATCATGGGCCTATCCTGCTGTGGTGGCGGGAAACCGAGAAGCAGCAGCGTGTTACTCAAGATAAAATCTTCAGGTATGAAGTTATTTGGGAAGGTCATGAGCAGTTCAAACCTTTCCTAGTCGATGCGCGGCAAGCAGAAGGGAAGGCGGAGGCGAtgcgagagttgaagcaaaagctaACACGGGTCTCGGGTTTTTTGGGAAGCTGGGAGCGATCAATTTTTGGCAACATTTAGGCGGAAATTCGAAGCCTGAACGGAAGGCTGGTAGAAATGAGGGATGAGCCGTTGCGCTTGGGGCCATCCGAGGAGGAGACGAGGGTTACCCAGAGGTTGGTTGAACTATACCAGCGGGA
It includes:
- the LOC139838898 gene encoding uncharacterized protein, which produces MGFRDTVDVCELADLGYEGRSWTYEKRVVGGSFCRVRLDRALATTPWSARFPLARVSHLTGGTSDHGPILLWWRETEKQQRVTQDKIFRYEVIWEGHEQFKPFLVDARQAEGKAEAMRELKQKLTRVSGFLGSWERSIFGNI